Proteins encoded together in one Passer domesticus isolate bPasDom1 chromosome 6, bPasDom1.hap1, whole genome shotgun sequence window:
- the LMO1 gene encoding rhombotin-1 isoform X2, producing the protein MVLDKEDGVPMLSVQPKGKQKGCAGCNRKIKDRYLLKALDKYWHEDCLKCACCDCRLGEVGSTLYTKANLILCRRDYLRLFGTTGNCAACSKLIPAFEMVMRARDNVYHLDCFACQLCNQRFCVGDKFFLKNNMILCQMDYEEGQLNGSFESQVQ; encoded by the exons GCGTGCCGATGCTCTCCGTACAACCCAAGGGGAAGCAGAAGGGCTGCGCCGGCTGCAACCGAAAGATCAAGGACCGGTACCTGCTGAAGGCTCTGGATAAGTATTGGCATGAAGACTGCCTAAAGTGTGCCTGCTGTGACTGTCGTCTTGGAGAGGTTGGATCAACTCTTTACACAAAAGCAAATCTCATTCTCTGCCGCAGAGATTACCTGAG GCTCTTTGGTACCACCGGGAATTGTGCTGCCTGCAGTAAACTGATCCCTGCCTTTGAGATGGTGATGAGGGCCAGAGATAATGTTTACCATTTGGACTGCTTTGCCTGTCAGCTCTGCAACCAGCG ATTCTGCGTGGGAGACAAATTTTTCCTGAAGAACAACATGATCTTGTGTCAGATGGACTATGAGGAAGGGCAGCTGAACGGGAGCTTCGAGTCCCAGGTTCAATAA
- the LMO1 gene encoding rhombotin-1 isoform X1, translating to MMVLDKEDGVPMLSVQPKGKQKGCAGCNRKIKDRYLLKALDKYWHEDCLKCACCDCRLGEVGSTLYTKANLILCRRDYLRLFGTTGNCAACSKLIPAFEMVMRARDNVYHLDCFACQLCNQRFCVGDKFFLKNNMILCQMDYEEGQLNGSFESQVQ from the exons GCGTGCCGATGCTCTCCGTACAACCCAAGGGGAAGCAGAAGGGCTGCGCCGGCTGCAACCGAAAGATCAAGGACCGGTACCTGCTGAAGGCTCTGGATAAGTATTGGCATGAAGACTGCCTAAAGTGTGCCTGCTGTGACTGTCGTCTTGGAGAGGTTGGATCAACTCTTTACACAAAAGCAAATCTCATTCTCTGCCGCAGAGATTACCTGAG GCTCTTTGGTACCACCGGGAATTGTGCTGCCTGCAGTAAACTGATCCCTGCCTTTGAGATGGTGATGAGGGCCAGAGATAATGTTTACCATTTGGACTGCTTTGCCTGTCAGCTCTGCAACCAGCG ATTCTGCGTGGGAGACAAATTTTTCCTGAAGAACAACATGATCTTGTGTCAGATGGACTATGAGGAAGGGCAGCTGAACGGGAGCTTCGAGTCCCAGGTTCAATAA